A single region of the Brachypodium distachyon strain Bd21 chromosome 3, Brachypodium_distachyon_v3.0, whole genome shotgun sequence genome encodes:
- the LOC112271721 gene encoding uncharacterized protein LOC112271721, whose translation MFVQGREVGTMLQGALNVVIQITCAKIVPNSYPRWRKKKWEDKKKKSPFSIKNKKRGDFARAVAHSIFSVINEYGEPCLSDVDIESDEDDASKGKRDINGMCLMVSNKNVTSCNAYDSDRNNEALRVRKENIWLVDSGCSRHMTGDKNWFSSLKRVSQAESVTSGDASTSTVVAKGLGN comes from the coding sequence atgttcgttcaaggaagagaggtgggAACAATGCTCCAAGGTGCTTTGAATGTAGTGATCCAAATCACTTGCGCCAAAATTGTCCCaaattcttatccaagatggcgaaagaaaaaatgggaggacaagaagaagaagagccccTTTAgcatcaagaataaaaagaggggcgactttgctcgagcggtggctcacagtattttctctgtaatcaatgaatatggtgaaccatgcttgagtgatgtggatatcgagtctgatgaagatgatgcatccaaaggcaAGCGCGACATTAATGGGATGTGTCTTATGGTTAGCAACAAGAATGTTACCTCCTGCAACGCCTACGACAGTGACAGGAACAATGAGGCACTTCGCGTGAGGAAGGAGAACATATGGCTAGTGGACTCCGGTTGTTCTCgtcacatgaccggtgataAAAATTGGTTCTCCTCCCTCAAACGTGTATCTCAGGCTGAAAGTGTAACCTCTGGAGATGCTTCTACCTCTACTGTTGTGGCGAAAG